The following coding sequences lie in one Methanobrevibacter sp. genomic window:
- a CDS encoding hydrogenase iron-sulfur subunit: MADDVKIVMFCCNWCSYGGADTAGTARMQYPPNIRVIRVMCSGRIDPQFVLKAFKEGADGVFVAGCHMGDCHYDAGNYKLDRRMRLIYKLVEDMGIGKERVHHDWISASEGEKFSESVKMMVNRIKELGPAPLKKQLDAEG, translated from the coding sequence ATGGCTGATGATGTAAAAATTGTAATGTTTTGTTGCAACTGGTGTTCCTATGGAGGAGCAGACACAGCTGGTACTGCAAGGATGCAATACCCACCGAATATTAGAGTTATTCGTGTAATGTGTTCTGGAAGAATTGATCCACAATTTGTTTTAAAAGCATTTAAAGAAGGTGCAGACGGTGTATTCGTAGCTGGATGTCACATGGGTGACTGCCACTATGACGCTGGTAACTACAAATTAGATCGTAGAATGAGATTAATTTATAAATTAGTTGAAGATATGGGAATTGGAAAAGAAAGAGTTCACCACGACTGGATTTCCGCATCCGAAGGTGAAAAATTCTCTGAATCTGTTAAAATGATGGTTAACAGAATCAAAGAATTAGGTCCAGCTCCATTGAAAAAACAATTAGATGCTGAAGGATAA
- a CDS encoding PRC-barrel domain-containing protein, producing MENKQQMPKREEKLWSEIKNYQVATNNARILGVLDELIINEKTGKIVDIAIRVESDRNIHVKGAKRNGDLLLVPFAKVEKVGEFIIVTE from the coding sequence ATGGAAAATAAACAACAAATGCCTAAAAGAGAAGAAAAATTATGGAGTGAAATTAAAAATTATCAGGTAGCTACTAATAATGCACGTATCCTTGGTGTTTTAGACGAATTAATTATCAACGAAAAAACAGGTAAAATTGTTGATATTGCTATCAGAGTAGAAAGTGACCGTAATATCCATGTTAAAGGTGCTAAAAGAAACGGTGACTTATTATTAGTTCCTTTCGCTAAAGTCGAAAAAGTCGGCGAATTCATTATTGTAACTGAATAA
- a CDS encoding ABC transporter ATP-binding protein: MLLEIENLGVEVAGKRVLKDINLSIAEGETHVLLGPNGAGKSTLFLTILGFPQYKVVQGSIKFKGQEITGLTTAERVKLGIGVSFQTPPSIRGVSVRDLLKIISHQDMDEDLNPRMQELSKQLKFSDEFLDRDVNLGFSGGEVKRSEILQLLAQMPDFTMFDEPDSGVDIENVELLASEIGTLLDKDKPQRSRKRSGLLITHLGYILNFVSADKAHVLIDGVISCSGNPSEILEDVRKNGFNGCVECAQCL, encoded by the coding sequence ATGTTGCTTGAAATTGAAAATTTGGGAGTTGAAGTAGCTGGAAAAAGAGTCTTAAAAGACATTAACCTTTCTATTGCTGAAGGTGAAACTCATGTTCTTTTAGGACCTAACGGTGCTGGTAAAAGTACTTTATTCTTAACTATTTTAGGTTTCCCACAATATAAGGTTGTTCAAGGATCAATTAAATTTAAAGGTCAAGAGATTACTGGTTTAACTACTGCTGAACGTGTTAAATTAGGAATTGGTGTAAGTTTTCAAACACCTCCATCCATTAGAGGTGTGTCAGTAAGAGATTTATTAAAAATTATTTCTCATCAGGACATGGATGAAGATTTAAATCCTAGAATGCAAGAATTATCCAAACAACTTAAATTCAGCGATGAGTTCTTGGACAGGGATGTTAATTTAGGATTCTCTGGGGGAGAAGTAAAACGTTCTGAAATTTTACAATTGTTGGCTCAAATGCCTGATTTCACAATGTTTGATGAACCGGATTCTGGTGTGGATATTGAAAATGTCGAATTATTGGCTTCTGAAATTGGAACTTTATTGGATAAGGATAAACCACAACGTAGCAGAAAAAGAAGCGGTCTTTTAATTACTCATTTAGGTTATATTTTAAATTTTGTTAGTGCAGATAAAGCACATGTTTTAATTGATGGAGTAATTTCTTGTTCTGGAAATCCTTCAGAAATTTTAGAAGACGTTAGAAAAAATGGTTTTAATGGATGTGTTGAGTGTGCGCAATGTTTATAG
- a CDS encoding Ni/Fe hydrogenase subunit alpha: protein MVKLTMEPVTRIEGHAKITVHLDDAGNVEETRLHVMEFRGFEKFLTGRPVEELPRLVPRICGICDVQHHLAAAKAVDQIFGYDDYEILPAAYRMREIMNWGSYMHSHALHFYFLAAPDLIIPNGTRKTRNVFQVIKDMPEVALQAINIRRNGLEMVRKIGGRPIHPTSSTPGGISTELDDETQKDLLARAKQNVELAQATLDLAIPVFEENIDLISSLGNFGDTRHCGIVKPDGTWDVYNGNVRFKDKDGSDLFEYRNEEYVDIVAEHVKPYSWLKFPYIKEMGYPEGIYRVAPLSRINVCDQMPKEAPLAQEALKDFRDAFGYAQAPLLFNYARLIELLASAECAANALEEDLSGQKFPDELERTEGEGVGIVEAPRGTLIHHYQSDDNGLCTKANIVVATIQNNPAMEMGIHQVAKDYIKPGVEVDDKIFNLMEMVIRAYDPCLSCATHSMDSQMRLAEVDIVDSEGNLIKKF from the coding sequence ATGGTTAAACTTACTATGGAGCCTGTCACTCGTATTGAAGGACACGCAAAAATTACAGTACACCTCGATGATGCTGGAAATGTAGAAGAAACAAGATTACATGTTATGGAATTCAGAGGTTTTGAAAAATTCTTAACAGGCCGTCCTGTAGAAGAATTACCAAGATTAGTTCCAAGGATTTGTGGTATTTGTGATGTACAACACCACTTAGCAGCTGCTAAAGCAGTTGACCAAATTTTCGGATACGATGATTACGAAATCTTACCTGCAGCATACAGAATGAGAGAAATTATGAACTGGGGTTCATACATGCACTCCCACGCTCTTCATTTCTACTTCTTAGCAGCACCAGATTTAATCATTCCAAACGGAACTAGAAAAACCAGAAATGTTTTCCAAGTTATTAAAGATATGCCTGAAGTTGCACTTCAAGCTATTAACATCAGAAGAAACGGTTTAGAAATGGTTAGAAAAATCGGTGGTCGTCCTATTCACCCTACCTCATCCACCCCTGGTGGTATTTCTACCGAATTAGATGATGAAACTCAAAAAGACTTACTCGCAAGAGCTAAACAAAATGTTGAATTAGCACAAGCTACCTTAGATTTAGCTATCCCTGTATTTGAAGAAAACATTGACTTAATTTCTTCATTAGGTAACTTCGGTGACACCAGACACTGTGGTATCGTAAAACCTGACGGAACTTGGGATGTATATAACGGTAACGTAAGATTCAAAGACAAAGATGGAAGCGACCTCTTCGAATACAGAAACGAAGAATATGTTGACATCGTTGCTGAACACGTAAAACCTTACTCCTGGTTAAAATTCCCTTACATTAAAGAAATGGGATACCCAGAAGGTATTTACAGAGTAGCACCATTATCTAGGATCAATGTTTGTGACCAAATGCCTAAAGAAGCACCTCTCGCACAAGAAGCTCTTAAAGACTTCCGTGACGCTTTCGGATATGCTCAAGCACCATTATTATTCAACTATGCTAGACTTATTGAATTATTAGCATCTGCTGAATGTGCTGCTAATGCATTAGAAGAAGATTTATCTGGTCAAAAATTCCCAGATGAATTAGAAAGAACCGAAGGTGAAGGTGTAGGTATTGTTGAAGCTCCTCGTGGTACTTTAATCCACCACTATCAATCTGATGATAATGGATTATGTACTAAAGCTAACATTGTTGTAGCTACAATCCAAAACAACCCTGCAATGGAAATGGGTATTCACCAAGTAGCTAAAGATTACATCAAACCTGGTGTAGAAGTAGATGACAAAATCTTTAACTTAATGGAAATGGTTATCAGAGCTTACGACCCATGTTTATCTTGCGCTACCCACTCAATGGATAGTCAAATGAGATTAGCTGAAGTAGATATTGTAGACAGTGAAGGAAACCTCATTAAAAAATTCTAA
- a CDS encoding 4Fe-4S binding protein has protein sequence MIVFNEDGCIKCGACEGTCPTSAIEVTPDSIVHCDTCGEEPKCADACPNGALKVEEFEIVDGVMQARLVFNSVLCDSCGKCEEVCPQETIKVTGAKLKEVEGFCVMCQKCVDICPVDVIGIPGVKEPAEYELDLKGKGPVYINDCVGCGTCVEPCPVNAITLEEVGSPITVNDDCIRCGLCSQTCPWNAIFISEKKPVKRSKEITSFTFDSAKCIGCNTCVEACPGDFISANSASLTVAIPSVCAACGLCVKVCPVDALDIEVEWGEGAPVDAEGIGRDVEKCDFIGACANKCPTEAIRVVTKTGMSCPALVETDSEPSFVSCIRCGACASVCSNDALKVEAYEVTIDGEPVSRDRISFNPSKCDQCGDCIEACPYDMIHKTENPKLPIAGFCTLCGQCIEACPEDALCYK, from the coding sequence ATGATAGTATTTAATGAAGATGGCTGTATAAAATGTGGAGCTTGTGAAGGTACTTGCCCTACATCAGCTATTGAAGTAACACCTGACTCAATTGTTCATTGTGACACTTGTGGTGAAGAACCTAAATGTGCAGATGCTTGCCCTAACGGTGCATTAAAAGTTGAAGAATTCGAAATTGTTGACGGCGTAATGCAAGCAAGATTAGTATTCAACTCTGTATTATGTGATTCATGTGGTAAATGTGAAGAAGTTTGCCCACAAGAAACCATTAAAGTCACTGGAGCTAAATTGAAAGAAGTTGAAGGTTTCTGTGTAATGTGTCAAAAATGTGTTGACATTTGCCCAGTTGACGTAATCGGAATTCCTGGTGTAAAAGAACCTGCTGAATATGAATTAGATCTTAAAGGCAAAGGTCCTGTTTACATCAATGATTGTGTCGGATGTGGAACTTGTGTAGAACCTTGTCCTGTAAATGCAATCACTCTTGAAGAAGTAGGAAGCCCTATTACTGTAAATGATGATTGTATCAGATGCGGATTATGTTCCCAAACTTGTCCTTGGAATGCAATTTTCATTTCCGAGAAAAAACCTGTTAAACGTTCAAAAGAAATTACTTCATTCACTTTCGATTCAGCTAAATGTATCGGATGTAATACTTGTGTAGAAGCTTGTCCTGGAGACTTTATATCTGCTAACAGTGCTAGTTTAACTGTTGCAATCCCTAGCGTTTGTGCTGCATGTGGATTATGTGTAAAAGTCTGTCCTGTTGACGCTTTAGACATTGAAGTCGAATGGGGTGAAGGTGCTCCTGTAGATGCAGAAGGTATCGGAAGAGATGTCGAAAAATGTGATTTCATTGGTGCATGTGCTAATAAATGTCCTACTGAAGCAATCCGTGTAGTTACCAAAACTGGTATGTCCTGCCCTGCTTTAGTAGAAACTGACTCAGAACCATCTTTCGTAAGTTGTATTAGATGTGGAGCTTGTGCTTCCGTATGTTCCAACGATGCATTGAAAGTTGAAGCATATGAAGTAACTATTGATGGCGAACCTGTTTCAAGAGACAGGATTTCTTTCAACCCATCTAAATGTGACCAATGCGGAGATTGTATTGAAGCATGTCCTTA
- a CDS encoding SufD family Fe-S cluster assembly protein, which translates to MDVLSVRNVYSDAERAKDKKAALGADITIENFTDETVNALDMIDDLDDLSKQTKNDLLKVGVDTEEKNRSGSFLQVDQSNIFTNNSMSDSIEVMNMAIALEKYSWLEDYLWKVVKPDADKYTAKTALNEQENGVLSGYFVRSLPGTKEVMPVQACMFISDEDIMQTAHNVIIAEENSELHLITGCATGDDVGSAMHVGVSEMYLKPGSKITFTMVHNWAEQVEVRPRTGVKLMDDTTYINNYILTSPVSTIQSFPTAYCDGKNSRAIFQSIQGGKKDSIIDVGSRVLLNAEGARGEVISRAVAQDESKIYARGHLAGTVPDVKGHLECHGLVLSNDSFIYAVPELEASSANLEMSHEAAVGKISEEEINYLTSRGIDEEDAESMIVRGFLNMDITGLPDELAEQTQRMIDMSLDGM; encoded by the coding sequence ATGGATGTGTTGAGTGTGCGCAATGTTTATAGTGATGCTGAAAGAGCAAAAGATAAAAAAGCAGCTTTAGGTGCAGATATTACTATTGAAAATTTTACTGATGAAACTGTCAATGCTTTGGACATGATTGACGATTTGGATGATTTAAGCAAACAGACCAAAAACGACCTTTTAAAAGTGGGTGTAGATACTGAAGAAAAAAACAGGTCAGGTTCATTTTTACAGGTTGATCAAAGTAATATTTTCACTAACAATAGCATGTCCGATTCAATTGAAGTAATGAATATGGCCATTGCATTGGAAAAATATAGCTGGCTGGAAGACTATCTTTGGAAAGTTGTCAAACCTGATGCTGATAAATACACAGCTAAAACTGCTTTAAACGAACAGGAAAACGGAGTTTTAAGTGGGTATTTTGTAAGGTCATTACCTGGAACCAAGGAAGTCATGCCTGTACAGGCATGTATGTTTATCAGTGATGAGGATATTATGCAAACTGCACACAATGTAATTATTGCTGAGGAAAACTCAGAATTGCATTTGATTACTGGATGTGCAACTGGTGACGATGTAGGTTCTGCAATGCACGTTGGTGTATCTGAAATGTACTTGAAACCAGGTTCAAAAATTACTTTTACAATGGTTCACAACTGGGCGGAACAAGTTGAAGTACGTCCTAGAACTGGTGTTAAATTAATGGATGATACTACTTATATCAATAATTACATTTTAACTAGTCCTGTAAGCACTATTCAATCATTCCCTACAGCTTACTGTGATGGTAAAAATTCAAGAGCTATTTTCCAAAGTATTCAAGGTGGTAAAAAAGATTCCATTATTGATGTTGGATCAAGAGTTCTTCTTAATGCTGAAGGTGCTAGAGGAGAAGTTATCTCAAGAGCTGTTGCTCAGGATGAATCTAAAATTTATGCAAGAGGTCATTTGGCAGGAACTGTGCCTGATGTTAAAGGTCATTTGGAATGTCATGGTTTAGTTTTATCCAATGACAGTTTTATTTATGCAGTTCCTGAACTTGAAGCCAGTTCTGCAAATCTCGAAATGTCTCACGAGGCTGCTGTCGGTAAAATTTCCGAAGAAGAAATCAACTATTTAACTTCTAGGGGAATTGACGAAGAAGATGCAGAATCCATGATTGTTAGAGGATTTTTAAATATGGATATAACAGGTCTTCCGGATGAATTGGCTGAGCAAACTCAAAGAATGATTGATATGAGCCTTGATGGAATGTAA
- a CDS encoding F420-nonreducing hydrogenase produces MADKVKIGTMWLGGCSGCHLSIADFHESLIDVMEFADFEFSPVLMDTKYDEVPELDIIIVEGGIRNDENRELAEMLNEKANMVISYGTCACYGGIPGLGNLWTVEELEEEAYINSVSTVNPEGIIPHEDVPHLESRVRPLSECMDIDLMIPGCPPRSDVVAEAILTLLRGETIELPSTNLCEVCPREKPPAGLAMDFIKRQFELGLPEPDLCLITQGLVCMGPATVSLCGAECPSIGIQCRGCYGPTAKVLDQGAKMISAIASDYGVQEDKTVDPETVADQLDDIVGTFYSYTLPAALVPMKMQKGGE; encoded by the coding sequence ATGGCAGATAAAGTAAAAATAGGAACTATGTGGTTAGGCGGATGTTCCGGTTGCCACTTATCCATTGCGGATTTCCACGAATCCTTAATTGATGTTATGGAATTCGCGGATTTCGAATTTTCCCCTGTACTCATGGATACTAAATATGATGAAGTACCTGAATTAGACATTATTATTGTCGAAGGTGGAATCAGAAACGACGAAAACAGAGAATTAGCTGAAATGTTAAACGAAAAAGCTAACATGGTTATTTCTTACGGAACCTGTGCTTGCTACGGTGGTATTCCAGGTCTTGGAAACTTATGGACCGTTGAAGAATTAGAAGAAGAAGCATACATTAATTCCGTATCTACTGTAAACCCTGAAGGAATTATTCCTCACGAAGATGTACCTCATCTCGAAAGCAGAGTAAGACCTTTAAGTGAATGTATGGATATTGACTTAATGATTCCAGGTTGCCCACCTCGTTCCGATGTTGTAGCTGAAGCTATTTTAACATTATTAAGAGGAGAAACAATTGAATTACCTTCAACCAACCTCTGTGAAGTATGTCCTAGAGAAAAACCACCTGCAGGTTTAGCTATGGACTTCATTAAAAGACAATTCGAATTAGGTTTACCAGAACCTGATTTATGTTTAATTACCCAAGGTTTAGTATGTATGGGTCCTGCAACAGTATCCTTATGTGGTGCTGAATGTCCTTCCATTGGTATCCAATGTAGAGGATGTTACGGTCCTACCGCTAAAGTATTAGACCAAGGAGCAAAAATGATCAGTGCGATTGCATCTGACTACGGTGTACAAGAAGATAAAACCGTTGACCCTGAAACTGTCGCAGATCAATTAGATGATATTGTAGGTACTTTCTACTCTTACACATTACCTGCAGCTTTAGTACCTATGAAAATGCAGAAAGGAGGAGAATAA